The Plasmodium vinckei vinckei genome assembly, chromosome: PVVCY_14 genome window below encodes:
- a CDS encoding septum formation protein MAF homologue, putative codes for MECSSSVLGLGNILEDKKKCFVLLASKSPRRIELMRLTGIKNMYICESGFKEDLDKKSFPTAEEYVKENALRKGLNVAEHIWFNNNKTDDKEKNDLKNNNNTDQTYNYQMKSINSYYDPLPNIIISCDTIVTLNNEIIEKPLDKNDAHKILTKLSNNIHCVYTAVCIFLYKTKTPITFVEKTNVYFDNLHENDISEYLKTNEPYDKAGAYSIQGIGSQFIKKIDGCYYNVMGLPIHKLSKTLAKLFLENKILY; via the coding sequence atggAATGTTCTTCAAGCGTTTTAGGGTTGGGAAATATTTTGGAggataagaaaaaatgcTTCGTATTATTAGCTAGTAAATCCCCTAGGAGAATAGAGTTAATGCGATTAAcaggaataaaaaatatgtatatttgtGAGTCAGGATTTAAAGAAGATTTAGATAAAAAATCGTTTCCCACTGCTGAAGAGTATGTTAAAGAGAATGCTTTGAGAAAAGGATTAAATGTAGCAGAACATATTTGgtttaataataacaaaaccGATgataaggaaaaaaatgatctaaaaaataataataatacagaTCAGACTTATAATTATCAAATGAAATCTATTAATAGCTATTATGATCCATTGcctaatataattatttcttGTGATACTATTGTTAcgttaaataatgaaataatagaaaaacctttggataaaaatgatgctcataaaatattaacaaagTTATCAAATAACATTCATTGTGTATATACGGCtgtgtgtatatttttgtataaaactAAGACACCTATTACATTTGTTGAAAAAACCaatgtatattttgataatttacatgaaaatgatatttcAGAATATctaaaaacaaatgaacCATATGATAAAGCTGGTGCTTATTCAATTCAAGGGATAGGAAGtcaatttattaaaaaaattgatggATGTTATTATAATGTTATGGGATTACctatacataaattatcCAAAACTTTGgcaaaattatttcttgaaaataaaattttgtattaa